One genomic region from Paramicrobacterium agarici encodes:
- a CDS encoding amidase → MAELHDLSALDLWRALQKGETSPTDVTEHVIERAERHNAQLGAFVTVTPDAARQRAARVQSSVPHTSRLWGLPLADKDLVNRAGVPTGFGSRLFQGVEPAASDELVEVLDAAGAVSIGKTATPEFGLAGYTEPLATGPVRNPWDLTRGVGGSSGGAAAAVAARILPFAPGSDGGGSIRIPAAACGLVGIKPSRGLVPSASGITSLGGLSVGGALARTVTDAALLLDGMIGRVNGRIEHHYTLRAPDDNDGDLLGAAVRGEGRYQLGVMTNTPFDGELDIVVDAAAAAAVDEATTRFADMGHGIEEFELDHDSRYAQRFLALWHASAASLPIEGSRLEQLEPLTRHLVERGRLMSARDLTAVLGALSEFERSVIAQFSRFDAVLTPTLALTPRPLGWFDAEDPERNFRQQCEYEPYTSFVNVAGLPAITLPLVQTETGLPMGVQLIGRPGGEATLFALGTQLERRVRWQDRRPGDFSR, encoded by the coding sequence ATGGCGGAACTGCACGACCTCAGCGCCCTCGACCTGTGGCGGGCGTTGCAGAAGGGTGAGACCAGCCCGACCGATGTGACAGAACACGTGATCGAGCGCGCCGAGCGTCACAATGCGCAGCTTGGTGCCTTTGTGACAGTGACACCGGATGCTGCGCGGCAGCGCGCCGCCAGGGTGCAGTCGAGTGTTCCACACACATCCCGCCTCTGGGGGCTCCCACTCGCAGACAAAGACCTCGTCAACAGAGCGGGTGTGCCGACCGGCTTCGGATCGCGCCTGTTCCAGGGAGTTGAACCCGCGGCATCCGATGAACTCGTCGAGGTTCTCGACGCGGCTGGCGCCGTGAGTATCGGCAAGACAGCCACGCCCGAGTTCGGTCTTGCCGGGTACACGGAGCCGCTGGCAACCGGCCCCGTGCGCAATCCATGGGATCTGACGCGCGGGGTAGGAGGGTCGAGCGGAGGCGCGGCCGCGGCTGTAGCGGCGCGCATTCTGCCGTTCGCGCCGGGCAGCGACGGCGGCGGATCCATTCGCATTCCTGCAGCGGCGTGCGGCCTCGTCGGCATCAAGCCGTCGCGTGGCCTCGTTCCGTCGGCGAGCGGCATCACCTCGCTCGGCGGACTGTCTGTCGGGGGTGCTCTCGCCCGAACGGTGACCGACGCGGCACTGCTTCTCGACGGCATGATCGGGCGCGTGAACGGTCGCATCGAACATCACTACACGCTCAGAGCTCCTGACGACAACGACGGTGATCTACTCGGGGCAGCAGTGCGCGGGGAAGGCCGCTACCAGCTCGGGGTCATGACCAACACGCCGTTCGACGGCGAACTCGACATCGTCGTGGATGCTGCTGCGGCGGCGGCCGTCGACGAGGCGACGACCCGTTTCGCTGACATGGGGCACGGCATCGAGGAGTTCGAGCTTGATCACGACAGCCGCTATGCACAGAGATTTCTCGCTCTGTGGCACGCGTCGGCGGCGTCGCTGCCCATCGAGGGATCACGGCTTGAACAGCTTGAGCCGCTCACCCGCCACCTTGTCGAGCGCGGACGTTTGATGAGCGCGCGCGATCTGACCGCGGTGCTCGGCGCGCTGAGCGAATTCGAGCGAAGCGTCATCGCTCAGTTCTCGCGCTTTGACGCTGTGCTGACGCCGACGCTCGCTCTCACGCCGCGGCCGTTGGGCTGGTTCGACGCCGAGGATCCCGAGCGAAACTTTCGTCAGCAGTGCGAGTACGAGCCGTACACCTCATTCGTCAATGTCGCGGGTCTGCCGGCGATCACGCTTCCCCTCGTGCAGACCGAGACGGGGCTGCCCATGGGAGTGCAGCTGATCGGGCGGCCGGGTGGTGAAGCAACCCTCTTCGCGCTCGGAACGCAGCTCGAGCGCCGCGTGCGGTGGCAGGATCGTCGACCTGGCGATTTCTCTCGCTAG
- a CDS encoding ATP-binding cassette domain-containing protein: MSLSVTDLTITVAGRTVVDSVSFAVDDGGRIGIIGESGSGKSMTALAVLGLLPDGATATGSIRLDGRELLGRPDRELARVRGSRIAMVFQEPRTALNPIRTIGRQIMEPVRIHERLGRAECRARALELAKLVALNDPEAMLSRYPHQLSGGQRQRVGIAMALAARPQVLIADEPTTALDVTIQAEILELFERVVTQLGTSLVFITHDLAVLKSIVETAIVLDHGRLAESGSVHDLLAHPTSAVTRRIVDAARATSWTRPEAT, encoded by the coding sequence ATGAGCCTCAGCGTGACCGACCTGACCATCACCGTCGCAGGACGCACGGTCGTCGATTCCGTCTCATTCGCCGTCGATGACGGAGGGCGCATCGGCATCATCGGCGAGTCCGGCTCCGGAAAGTCGATGACGGCTCTGGCCGTGCTCGGGCTGCTTCCCGACGGCGCAACGGCGACGGGCAGCATCCGCCTCGACGGTCGTGAGCTGCTCGGCCGCCCCGACCGCGAACTCGCCCGGGTGCGCGGGTCGCGCATTGCCATGGTCTTTCAGGAGCCGCGCACTGCCCTCAACCCGATCCGCACGATCGGCAGGCAGATCATGGAGCCCGTGCGCATTCACGAACGACTGGGCCGGGCCGAATGCCGCGCCCGCGCCCTCGAGCTCGCGAAGCTCGTCGCGCTCAACGACCCCGAGGCGATGCTCTCGCGGTACCCGCACCAGCTTTCGGGCGGGCAGCGTCAGCGAGTGGGAATCGCCATGGCTCTGGCCGCGCGCCCGCAGGTGCTCATCGCCGACGAACCGACGACGGCGCTCGACGTCACGATTCAAGCGGAGATCCTCGAGCTCTTCGAACGCGTCGTCACGCAGCTCGGCACTTCGCTCGTGTTCATCACGCACGACCTCGCCGTTCTGAAATCCATCGTCGAAACGGCGATCGTTCTCGACCACGGACGTCTCGCCGAATCGGGCTCCGTACATGATCTGCTCGCACATCCGACGTCTGCGGTGACCAGGAGAATCGTGGATGCTGCGCGCGCGACGAGCTGGACGAGACCGGAGGCGACGTGA
- a CDS encoding ABC transporter substrate-binding protein: MRTPYVAIGIAAISALALSGCGSQGDEASGPDSEASVNVGLVLEPTDLDIRRTSGAALDQVLIDNVYEGLVSRTPTGAIVDTIAASHEVSDDGLTYTFDINDGITFHNGDELTVDDVVWSLTQVKDDPELRDHELLESVTEIAATDDDTVTLTLSEPDSNLLWNLSGRAGLVLDQDADNDISTTANGTGPFTLEEWKQGDSITLARNDDYWGDAAKVAEVVFVYIGDTTAGVNAALAGDLDVLTAVDPNLRGQFEGTEFTLHEGKTTDKYTLAFNNERKPLDDVRVRKALQLAVDHAAVIDAIGGAGVEMGGPIPPLDPGYEDLTSLRPYDPEEAKSLLAEAGVEGLSLELTVPNIYGTTVANLLVSAYKEIGVELTVNSVEFSTWLNDVYTNHDYDLSFVDHLEPRDFGNWANPDYYFGYDNADVQKLYAESVRATDPETAEQKLADAAKIVAEDHAADWLYNALTLTAIAEGITGFPTDSPNARLDLSSLAVTA, translated from the coding sequence ATGAGAACCCCCTACGTCGCCATCGGTATCGCCGCCATCTCAGCGCTTGCGCTGAGCGGATGCGGCAGCCAGGGCGACGAGGCCAGTGGTCCCGACTCCGAGGCGTCTGTCAATGTCGGACTCGTTCTCGAGCCCACCGACCTTGACATCCGACGCACGTCCGGGGCGGCACTCGATCAGGTGCTCATCGACAACGTCTACGAGGGACTTGTCTCGCGCACCCCCACGGGCGCGATCGTCGACACCATCGCAGCGTCACACGAGGTCAGCGATGACGGGCTCACCTACACGTTCGACATCAACGACGGCATCACGTTCCATAACGGCGATGAGCTGACTGTCGACGATGTCGTGTGGTCCCTCACGCAGGTGAAAGACGACCCAGAGCTCCGAGACCATGAACTGCTCGAATCAGTGACGGAGATTGCGGCGACCGATGACGACACCGTCACGCTCACGCTCTCCGAACCCGACTCTAACCTGCTGTGGAACCTCAGCGGACGCGCGGGTCTCGTTCTCGATCAGGATGCCGACAACGACATATCGACGACGGCGAACGGCACGGGTCCGTTCACGCTCGAGGAGTGGAAGCAAGGAGACTCCATCACGCTCGCGCGCAACGACGACTACTGGGGGGATGCTGCGAAAGTCGCTGAAGTCGTCTTCGTCTACATCGGCGACACAACGGCTGGCGTAAACGCGGCCCTGGCGGGAGACCTCGACGTTCTCACTGCTGTCGACCCGAACCTGCGGGGGCAGTTCGAAGGCACCGAATTCACGCTGCACGAGGGCAAGACGACGGACAAGTACACGCTGGCGTTCAACAACGAGCGGAAGCCGCTCGACGACGTTCGCGTGCGCAAGGCCCTCCAGCTCGCCGTCGACCACGCCGCGGTCATTGACGCGATCGGCGGCGCGGGCGTCGAGATGGGCGGCCCGATTCCGCCGCTCGATCCCGGTTATGAGGATCTCACCTCTCTGCGGCCCTACGACCCAGAAGAGGCGAAGAGCCTCCTGGCGGAGGCCGGGGTCGAGGGTCTCTCGCTCGAACTCACCGTTCCGAACATCTACGGCACTACCGTCGCCAACCTGCTCGTGTCCGCGTACAAAGAGATCGGCGTCGAGCTCACCGTCAACTCGGTCGAGTTCTCGACCTGGCTCAATGACGTGTACACCAATCACGATTACGATCTCAGCTTCGTCGATCACCTTGAGCCGCGCGATTTCGGCAACTGGGCAAATCCTGACTACTACTTCGGCTACGACAACGCCGACGTGCAGAAGCTTTACGCCGAGTCGGTTCGTGCGACGGATCCGGAGACAGCGGAGCAGAAGCTGGCAGACGCCGCCAAGATCGTGGCCGAAGACCATGCCGCCGACTGGCTCTACAACGCGCTCACGCTCACGGCCATCGCCGAGGGCATCACGGGCTTCCCCACCGATTCCCCCAACGCACGCCTCGATCTGAGCTCTCTCGCTGTGACCGCGTGA
- a CDS encoding ATP-binding cassette domain-containing protein encodes MRLCGLTRDYVNRRDTLFAPRSVTHALRSTDLEIPEGASLGIIGESGSGKSTLVRLMLALDTPTSGHVEFRERPVARGRRAGWFRRETGIVFQDPYASLDPRMTVGRIVSEPLSGLRIAGDHRARVLEVLGQVGLDGEMADRYPHEFSGGQRQRIALARAIVHEPCMLVGDEPVSALDVTVRAQILELLADLKAQLGLTLVLVSHDIGIVRDLCENVAVMTDGRIVEKGDTAEVLARPQHPYTTRLLDAVPALDMHEND; translated from the coding sequence ATGCGGCTGTGCGGACTGACCCGCGACTACGTGAACCGGCGCGACACGCTCTTTGCGCCGCGTTCCGTCACACATGCTCTGCGGAGCACGGACCTTGAGATTCCCGAAGGCGCGTCTCTCGGAATCATCGGAGAATCGGGCTCCGGAAAGTCGACGCTCGTGCGGCTCATGCTCGCCCTCGACACGCCGACGAGCGGCCACGTCGAGTTTCGCGAGCGGCCTGTCGCCCGCGGGCGCCGGGCCGGGTGGTTTCGCCGTGAAACGGGAATCGTGTTTCAAGACCCTTATGCGTCGCTCGATCCGCGCATGACCGTCGGTCGGATCGTCTCTGAACCCCTGTCAGGACTGCGGATTGCAGGCGACCACCGGGCGCGAGTGCTTGAGGTGCTCGGGCAGGTCGGACTCGATGGCGAGATGGCCGACCGCTACCCGCATGAGTTCTCGGGCGGCCAGCGCCAGCGCATCGCCCTGGCACGCGCCATCGTGCATGAACCGTGCATGCTCGTGGGCGATGAGCCGGTCAGCGCACTCGACGTGACCGTGCGCGCGCAGATTCTCGAACTGCTCGCCGATCTCAAGGCGCAACTGGGGCTCACACTCGTGCTCGTTTCTCACGATATCGGGATCGTCCGCGACCTGTGTGAGAATGTGGCCGTCATGACCGACGGCCGGATTGTCGAGAAGGGCGATACCGCCGAGGTGCTTGCGCGCCCCCAGCATCCGTACACAACGCGTCTGCTTGACGCTGTTCCCGCACTCGATATGCACGAGAACGATTGA
- a CDS encoding ABC transporter permease gives MIRFALTRLALLLVGLLVASALIFVTLRVLPGDVAQVIAGTDGTPEQVQAIRESLGLNQPLLAQYGDWLGGILSGDLGRSMLTGASVTSELVEKSQVTIPLAVLSLATALVIAIPLGILSALKHRSITGSAMSMASQAIAAVPVVWAGMLLVVVFAVGLGWFPPQGFPRDGWEAPGRALYSLVLPALTIGVVEGAVLLRFIRSAALEALGQDYVRTAAAKGLTRTRALVTHGMPNVALTVVSVLALQIAGLLVGAVIIEQLFNLPGIGRMLVTDVGNRDLEKVQGDVLVLTGLVLIIGTVVDIVARAIDPRQREVSA, from the coding sequence GTGATTCGATTCGCCCTCACCCGCCTCGCCCTGCTCCTCGTCGGGCTGCTGGTCGCGAGCGCGCTCATCTTCGTGACGCTCCGGGTTCTGCCCGGGGACGTCGCACAAGTCATCGCCGGAACCGACGGCACTCCGGAGCAGGTGCAAGCGATCCGCGAATCGCTCGGACTGAACCAGCCGCTGCTCGCGCAGTACGGGGACTGGCTCGGCGGCATCCTCTCGGGAGACCTCGGACGCTCGATGCTGACCGGCGCATCGGTGACCTCCGAGCTCGTCGAGAAGTCGCAAGTGACGATTCCGCTGGCCGTGCTGTCTCTCGCGACTGCCCTCGTGATCGCGATCCCGCTCGGGATCCTCTCGGCGCTCAAGCATCGCAGCATCACGGGGTCCGCGATGAGCATGGCATCGCAGGCGATCGCTGCCGTTCCCGTCGTCTGGGCGGGCATGCTGCTCGTCGTCGTCTTCGCGGTGGGGCTCGGCTGGTTCCCTCCGCAGGGGTTTCCACGCGATGGCTGGGAGGCGCCGGGCAGGGCACTCTACTCGCTCGTGCTTCCCGCACTCACGATCGGCGTCGTCGAGGGCGCCGTCCTCTTGCGCTTCATTCGCTCGGCAGCCCTCGAAGCACTCGGCCAGGACTACGTGCGCACGGCGGCGGCGAAAGGTCTGACCCGCACGCGCGCCCTCGTTACGCACGGTATGCCGAACGTCGCCCTGACCGTCGTCTCTGTGCTCGCCCTTCAGATCGCCGGGCTGCTCGTGGGCGCCGTGATCATCGAACAGCTCTTCAACCTTCCCGGGATCGGTCGCATGCTCGTCACGGACGTCGGCAACCGCGACCTTGAGAAGGTGCAGGGAGACGTTCTCGTGCTGACAGGACTCGTCCTCATCATCGGCACAGTCGTGGACATCGTCGCACGAGCCATCGATCCTCGGCAGCGGGAGGTCTCAGCATGA
- a CDS encoding ABC transporter permease has protein sequence MTAPAPVTRRPGWARSLLRSPAGLFGIASTTVLVLCALVSLVWTPHDPVHTDVLDKWQPPSPDHLLGTDNIGRDIFSVLLAGSRVTLQVAIGSALVGAIVGVVFAVLGALTSRWFREVIAVLIDILIAFPTLLIAMMLASAFGGSLMVVILAVGISFGVNIGRVTRPEIRRVSHSEFVTAGVAAGLGPVRNLTRHILPNVAPVFIVQLSWCMAVAVLAETGLSYLGYGAPVSTPSWGRVLAELQAYISIHPLSVVWPGLAITITVLGFNLLGDGLRDATDPRLGRPEVITA, from the coding sequence ATGACCGCTCCTGCTCCCGTGACAAGACGCCCCGGATGGGCGCGCTCGCTCCTGCGCAGCCCGGCGGGCCTGTTCGGCATCGCATCGACAACCGTGCTCGTGCTGTGCGCCCTGGTATCCCTGGTCTGGACTCCCCACGACCCGGTGCACACGGACGTGCTCGACAAATGGCAGCCCCCTTCCCCCGATCATCTGCTCGGCACTGACAACATCGGGCGCGACATCTTCAGCGTGCTCCTCGCTGGATCGCGCGTGACCCTGCAGGTGGCGATCGGCTCCGCTCTCGTCGGCGCGATCGTCGGCGTCGTCTTCGCCGTACTCGGCGCGCTCACCTCTCGCTGGTTCCGCGAGGTCATCGCCGTGCTCATCGACATTCTCATCGCCTTCCCCACGCTCCTCATCGCCATGATGCTCGCCTCAGCGTTCGGTGGATCCCTCATGGTCGTGATCCTCGCCGTCGGCATCAGCTTCGGTGTCAACATCGGCCGCGTCACGCGTCCGGAGATCCGCCGCGTGTCTCACTCCGAGTTCGTGACCGCCGGAGTCGCTGCAGGACTCGGTCCCGTGCGAAATCTCACGCGGCACATCCTTCCCAACGTTGCCCCCGTCTTCATCGTTCAGCTCTCGTGGTGCATGGCTGTCGCGGTACTTGCCGAGACGGGACTGTCGTATCTCGGCTACGGCGCGCCCGTCTCGACGCCGTCATGGGGGCGCGTGCTTGCCGAGCTGCAGGCGTACATCAGCATCCACCCCCTCTCGGTGGTCTGGCCCGGACTCGCCATCACAATCACGGTTCTCGGGTTCAACCTGCTCGGCGACGGCCTGCGTGACGCGACGGACCCGCGTCTCGGCCGACCGGAGGTGATCACGGCATGA
- a CDS encoding GNAT family N-acetyltransferase produces the protein MTAEPATSTTTEPRTIRRAMTGDAAGISEIYAHYVAESFATFDELPPTVGAWAERLSALDASGHPVLVAAAASGDVIGYAYVAPWKPKHAYRATVENSIYLAPSAAGTGLGRRLLAGLIDACRDAGHTEIIAVISDRGSDASLALHEHAGFRRVGRLENVGCKFGTWLGVHLLQYSVM, from the coding sequence GTGACGGCAGAACCCGCGACTTCCACAACGACCGAGCCTCGGACGATCAGGCGAGCGATGACCGGTGACGCCGCGGGCATCTCCGAGATCTACGCGCACTATGTGGCGGAGTCTTTCGCGACGTTCGACGAGCTCCCGCCCACCGTCGGCGCCTGGGCTGAGCGGCTCAGCGCGCTCGACGCATCGGGGCATCCTGTGCTCGTCGCTGCCGCAGCATCCGGTGATGTAATCGGTTACGCGTACGTCGCGCCGTGGAAGCCGAAGCACGCCTATCGAGCGACGGTGGAGAACTCGATCTACCTCGCGCCGTCGGCCGCGGGCACCGGACTCGGTCGTCGGCTTCTCGCAGGGCTCATCGATGCGTGCCGCGATGCGGGTCACACAGAGATCATCGCGGTGATCAGCGACAGGGGAAGCGACGCATCATTGGCGCTGCACGAACACGCGGGCTTTCGTCGTGTTGGCCGGCTTGAGAACGTCGGCTGCAAGTTCGGCACGTGGCTCGGCGTCCATCTGCTGCAGTACTCCGTCATGTGA
- a CDS encoding alpha/beta fold hydrolase, translated as MNRVDDADDEFRFREEEAVEFGIPLPLQAAARASTNDAEHRRVSFIRYGDGRPVVTFLHGAALNAHTWDATAAALGTPAVALDLPGHGCSEWRDDADYRPETLAASLSSVIRGFAGPRLLVGQSLGGLTSALIAAEDPATAGLILVDITPGVSADETSPVAAFLAGPTDFARRDDVVEAARSAGIGVSRESVARGVALNTCVRDDGRVVFTHHLGNLSGMSPSLRWDPERLWRVLGDVAVPVWLVRARRGLVSDERVREFTGRLPRAHVIELDTGHNVQEDDPVALARVITDVLSSLEESSRTSELPEARA; from the coding sequence ATGAATCGCGTCGACGACGCAGACGACGAGTTTCGCTTTCGCGAAGAGGAGGCTGTCGAATTCGGCATCCCCCTCCCCCTGCAGGCCGCTGCTCGCGCGTCGACGAACGACGCTGAGCACAGACGTGTGAGTTTCATTCGATACGGCGATGGTCGCCCCGTCGTCACCTTCCTTCACGGTGCTGCGCTCAACGCTCACACGTGGGACGCGACTGCTGCAGCTCTCGGCACACCCGCTGTCGCCCTTGATCTGCCCGGGCACGGATGCTCCGAGTGGCGCGACGACGCCGACTACCGGCCGGAGACCCTCGCAGCATCCCTCTCTTCTGTCATTCGCGGCTTCGCCGGCCCTCGCCTCCTAGTCGGGCAGTCGCTTGGCGGGCTCACCTCCGCCCTCATTGCGGCGGAGGACCCGGCCACGGCCGGTCTGATCCTCGTCGACATCACACCCGGAGTCAGCGCGGACGAGACGTCGCCGGTCGCGGCCTTTCTCGCGGGTCCGACAGATTTTGCCCGTCGCGATGACGTTGTCGAGGCAGCACGATCGGCGGGGATCGGAGTGTCGAGGGAATCCGTCGCCCGCGGCGTCGCTCTCAACACGTGCGTGCGCGACGATGGGCGCGTGGTCTTCACACATCACCTCGGAAACCTTTCGGGCATGAGTCCGTCGCTCAGGTGGGACCCCGAGCGACTCTGGCGCGTACTGGGCGACGTCGCGGTGCCGGTCTGGCTCGTGCGAGCCAGGCGGGGTCTCGTCAGTGACGAACGCGTCCGAGAATTCACCGGACGTCTTCCCCGCGCGCACGTCATAGAACTCGACACAGGGCACAATGTTCAAGAGGATGATCCCGTCGCACTTGCCCGTGTCATCACCGATGTCCTCTCTTCTCTCGAAGAAAGCTCGCGCACATCGGAACTCCCCGAGGCTCGAGCCTGA